One genomic region from Phragmites australis chromosome 1, lpPhrAust1.1, whole genome shotgun sequence encodes:
- the LOC133887229 gene encoding uncharacterized protein LOC133887229, with the protein MATTTTTLSMKLLIDRKAQRLLFAEASKDVVDFLFSLLVLPVGTAVKLLGKEGMVGCVGNLYGSVEDLDATYVQPGAAKDALLRPTVLSLAASSSSSLLRLPAPLSAQPKSFYRCTSIFNSSCRSYITDAYGKACPTCGNQMTAVAQYIPPAGQMAEKGFVQGVVTYTVMDDLTVTPMSAISSITLLNAFAVRDLGDLQEKTVQLGYNEVDHWIFHLF; encoded by the coding sequence ATggcaaccaccaccaccacgctTAGCATGAAGCTTCTCATCGACCGGAAGGCGCAGCGCCTGCTGTTTGCGGAGGCGAGCAAGGACGTCGTGGacttcctcttctccctcctcgtCTTGCCCGTTGGAACGGCCGTCAAGCTGCTTGGGAAGGAGGGCATGGTCGGCTGCGTCGGCAACCTCTACGGCAGCGTCGAGGACCTCGACGCCACCTACGTCCAGCCCGGCGCGGCCAAGGACGCGCTCCTCCGCCCCACCGTGCTCTCCCTGGCAGCGAGCTCTAGCAGCTCCCTCCTCCGCCTGCCAGCGCCGCTGTCTGCGCAGCCAAAGAGCTTCTACAGGTGCACGAGCATTTTCAACAGCAGCTGCCGCTCCTACATCACGGACGCGTACGGTAAAGCGTGTCCGACCTGTGGCAACCAGATGACGGCGGTAGCGCAGTATATCCCGCCGGCCGGCCAGATGGCCGAGAAAGGGTTCGTGCAGGGGGTGGTGACGTACACGGTGATGGACGACCTCACCGTGACGCCCATGTCCGCCATCTCCAGCATCACCCTGCTCAACGCCTTCGCGGTGAGGGACCTCGGCGATCTCCAGGAGAAGACCGTGCAGCTCGGCTACAACGAGGTCGATCACTGGATCTTTCATCTGTTCTGA